The nucleotide sequence GAGTTCAACGACTTGGGACTTCTCGTCATTGACGAGGAGCATCGATTTGGGGTTCGCCATAAGGAGAAGATCAAGCAGAAGAGAAAACAGATTGACGTGCTCACGATGACAGCGACGCCGATCCCTCGGACGTTGCACATGGCGCTTTCGGACCTTCGGGACATTAGCATAATCGACACGCCGCCGGAGGACCGGCTCGCTATCAAGACCAGAATCGCCCGTTTTGACAAGGAACTGATTCGTGGGGCGATAATCAGGGAGATCAGCCGGGGAGGCCAGGTTTACTTCGTCCACAACCGCGTGAAGAGTATTAACGCGATGGCGCACATGCTCAAGCGGCTCGTGCCAGAGGCGCGGATAGTGGTAGCGCACGGCCAGATGGACGAGGGGCAGCTTGAGGAGGTGATGGTGAGGTTTGTTCGTAACGAGTTCGACGTTCTGCTCTGCACTGCGATTATCGAGTCGGGCCTGGATATCCCCTTAGTCAACACGATCATCATCAACCGAGCGGACAGGTTTGGGCTCGCACAGCTGTATCAGCTCCGCGGCCGAGTCGGGCGGTATAAGCATCAGGCCTATGCCTACTTGATGATACCAAACGTGAAGACGCTTACGCCGGACGCCCGGAAACGGCTGGCAGTTGTCAACGAGCTTACCCAGCTCGGCTCTGGATTCCGGATCGCGAATTACGACCTCCAGATAAGGGGCTCAGGCAACCTGCTTGGACCCGAACAGCATGGCCACGTGAACGTCGTAGGTTTCTACCTATACTGCGACCTTCTGAAGGACGCCGTCCGCGAGATGAAGGGCGAGCCAACCGCTGCGAGACTCCCCGAGCCAACGTTCAATCTCCCTATCAACGCTCTGATCCCTGACCACTACATCACCGACTGCGACCAGCGGCTCTACATGTACCGCAAACTCATAGGCGCAAAGGATGAGGTAACAATCGACGAGACCGCCAGCGAGATGCTCGACCGCTTCGGGCCAATGCCCAAAGAAGTGGGAAACCTGCTTATGCTCGCTCGTCTCAAGCTTGTCGCCAAACAGATCGGCCTTAACGTCGTCAGCCGGCGAGGCGCCTCGCTCTATTTCGAGTTCCGCGAGCAAAGCGCACTCCGTGGGGAGGACATCTCGCTCATATTCGCGCAGCACCCCCGCGCGGTCTCGGTCATCTCGCCGTTCGCCGCTGTCGTCCGCGCGCGTTATATCGAGGGCGATACTATCCTAGATATGCTCAAGTTCGTGCTGCTGTCGCTGAGGAAGCTGCTCACCGCCGCGTGAGACAATGTTCACTTAGATATGGGGTTAGAGAAATCATGAATCAGAGGAACGATGAGAAGGCTGTTGCCTACGTCGATCTCCTTGGTTTTAGCAACATGGTTGGGGAAAGCCTAGAGGAAGGAAAACGCGTCCTCAACGACTTCTATGATGTCTGCGAGTGCGTGATAGGTGCCGAGCCTGACGTAACGGGATTTCTTCTTTCTGACTCGTTAGTGGCTTACTGCGATAACAAGCCACTTATGTTGAAAGTCATCAGCAAGCTTTATAGGGAGTGCTTTAAGAAGAACCGGGAATACACAGATCGGAATATCTTCTTTCTAGTTCCCAGGGGAGCCATTGGTGTGGGATTGATCGAGGTTCGAGAGAAATGCAAGCCACCGAATCTGACAGAGGGTTTTGTTGTGAGCCCAGCGTTGGTTCACTGTGTTGAGATGGAGAAGACAGTGAAGGGAGGGCGTCTTTTGCTAGCCGTGAAGACAGATGGCGAGGGGAAAAAGAAGGAAGAGACGGAGCTGTTATGGTCACCTGAAAACCAGGGGATGATATATTGGGATTTCCCCCTTGAGTTGTGGGGTGGATACAGGTATTTGGACTTGCTCTGGTTCTCCGACTCCTCGAAGTCAAGGGCACAACAGAAGCCAGAGATAGAAGAACTCATAGCCGTCGCGAGGGATCTCGTGAAGCACAATACCCAGAACAAAGAGCACTTGCAGAAACACTGTGAGACCCTACGCATTGGTCTGCTTAGCTATTCACGCTTTGTTGAGGCCTTCCTTCGATCTGAGCTGTTTATGGACCTAATTCGGGAATACGAGCAGGGATACGAACACGAGGAGTTCTGGCCGATATGGTTGGGCATGGTGGAAATGGCTCTGTTCAGCCCGGACGGAGAGTGCGCGCTGCCGTATAACCAGGACTTTGTCGGGTTCTGCAAGAAGATCTCGTTGTCGAGAGGTTGGGCCAAGGTTCTATGTGAGATAAACAAACCGGGGCAGGAAGACGTGAAAAGAGAGCTCACCCAGGTTCTCGAGGCGATGCAAATCGCAACGATGTGATCGGGGACAGCCGCAGCGTGTCCCCGAACCCCTCCGCTGCTTTCGTGCCTTGCCCATGCGGTAGAATCAGGAAGCGACCCTTTGCGGCCTTCCACCTACCTACTCGCCCAGCTTGGCGAGCGCCTCCTTCAGGTCGCTCTGCTCCTTTGAGAGACTCTCCCACCTGTGATACAGCCGTTTCAGCTGCTTGCCGAGCTTACGCCTCTTTACCCTGGCGTCTCGAAACTTCGGCGCAGTCCGCTCCGTCTCAGAGTGCGGAATCTGTGCATCCAGCTTCTCGATCTGGGCCTCCGCCTCCTCGATCTCCTCTTCAACGGCTTCAATCTGAGATTTGATGCGCTCAATCTCCTGCGATAGCCTCGTCCTGTCGAGGTTGGTCTGCTGCTTGAGTTTCTTGCCCTCCCGACTCTTCGGATGCGGCGCCATCCTGATTCTCACCTCCTTTGCGCTCGAACCGTCCGGACCGCTGGCTGCGCTGTCCGCAATGTCATCCTCTGCTGAGAGATGGCTTTCCCGGTATAAGTAATCGTTGTAGTTCCCTAAATATGAAGTTACGTGGCCTTCCCTCACCTCGAGAACTCGCGTTGCCATGTTGTTCATCAGCCGGCGGTCATGCGAGACGATGAGAACCGTTCCCTCGAACCTCTGAATCGCGTCCTCGAATATCTGCTTGCCGGCGATGTCGAGGTGGTTGGTCGGCTCATCGAGAACGAGGAAATTGGCGCGGCGAAACATCATCTTGGCGAGAACCAGGCGAGACCTCTCGCCTCCGCTCAGGACCTTCACCTTTTTGAGAACGTCATCGCCAGAGAAGAGGAAGTTGCCTAAAATGCCACGCAATCGGGGAACCATCTCGATCGGGGCAACAGACTCCATCTCCTCAAGCACCGTGCTCTCAAGCGATAGGTCCGTCTCGTGCTCCTGCGAGAAATACTCGAACTTGATGTTGTAGCCGAGCTTTATCTCGCCACTGTCGATCGGCTCCGCGCCGGCGATTATCTTCAAAAGCGTGGTCTTGCCCGCGCCGTTGACGCCAACCACAGCGACTCGTTCGCGGCGCCGGAGCATCAGGTCCAGGCCGTCAAAAACTGTGTTGTCGCCGTAAGATTTTTGGACGCCGGTCAGACGCGCGACATCCTTGCCGCCTCGTTCGGGCTGCGGGAAGTCAAACCTGAAGGTTCCTAACTTGGGCGGTATCTCAATCCTTGTGAGCCTGTCCAGATACTTGATCCGGCTCTGGACCGCGCTGGCCTTTCTCGCCTTGTATCTAAACCTATCGATGAAGGTCTGAACGTGTGCGACATGCTCCTCCTGATGCTTGTAGCGCTTGAGCAACAGCTCGTGACGCTCCGCCCTTTCTTTCTCGTATTCCGTGTAGTTGCACCTGTAGTGCGCGAGCTTGC is from bacterium and encodes:
- a CDS encoding TRCF domain-containing protein, whose translation is RFRTRAEQKDVLKGLKDGTVQIVIGTHRLLSKDVEFNDLGLLVIDEEHRFGVRHKEKIKQKRKQIDVLTMTATPIPRTLHMALSDLRDISIIDTPPEDRLAIKTRIARFDKELIRGAIIREISRGGQVYFVHNRVKSINAMAHMLKRLVPEARIVVAHGQMDEGQLEEVMVRFVRNEFDVLLCTAIIESGLDIPLVNTIIINRADRFGLAQLYQLRGRVGRYKHQAYAYLMIPNVKTLTPDARKRLAVVNELTQLGSGFRIANYDLQIRGSGNLLGPEQHGHVNVVGFYLYCDLLKDAVREMKGEPTAARLPEPTFNLPINALIPDHYITDCDQRLYMYRKLIGAKDEVTIDETASEMLDRFGPMPKEVGNLLMLARLKLVAKQIGLNVVSRRGASLYFEFREQSALRGEDISLIFAQHPRAVSVISPFAAVVRARYIEGDTILDMLKFVLLSLRKLLTAA
- a CDS encoding ABC-F family ATP-binding cassette domain-containing protein — translated: MNNISLTFVGRKILDDVSWHVRDDERVGIVGANGSGKTTLLKVIAGLQEPDSGNIEAPKNCRFGYLPQQVYEALTQTVWDEAMHVFADVIELKHEMEHLEHEIASRGGAIVDGDPLLDRYSFCQHRFEQLDGFEVEAKVGAVLMGLGFAKDDFPRSSSEFSGGWQMRIALAKLLLQRPDVLLLDEPTNYLDLEARQWLEQYLVDYDGTVVIVSHDRYFLDKMVTSLVEVGFGKLAHYRCNYTEYEKERAERHELLLKRYKHQEEHVAHVQTFIDRFRYKARKASAVQSRIKYLDRLTRIEIPPKLGTFRFDFPQPERGGKDVARLTGVQKSYGDNTVFDGLDLMLRRRERVAVVGVNGAGKTTLLKIIAGAEPIDSGEIKLGYNIKFEYFSQEHETDLSLESTVLEEMESVAPIEMVPRLRGILGNFLFSGDDVLKKVKVLSGGERSRLVLAKMMFRRANFLVLDEPTNHLDIAGKQIFEDAIQRFEGTVLIVSHDRRLMNNMATRVLEVREGHVTSYLGNYNDYLYRESHLSAEDDIADSAASGPDGSSAKEVRIRMAPHPKSREGKKLKQQTNLDRTRLSQEIERIKSQIEAVEEEIEEAEAQIEKLDAQIPHSETERTAPKFRDARVKRRKLGKQLKRLYHRWESLSKEQSDLKEALAKLGE